One Amblyomma americanum isolate KBUSLIRL-KWMA chromosome 8, ASM5285725v1, whole genome shotgun sequence DNA window includes the following coding sequences:
- the LOC144101221 gene encoding sodium-dependent glucose transporter 1A-like isoform X1 produces MPSRTQLWLNLGRTFNLALGNMGMGLIVALTGVALLDLVEIYGSRLSSMSYLITTRGIGNLLGSLLGGKLYDTYNTQVVSIIMMSLSSVTVLMIPLSGNVPLAHIMVFFEGLSLGAFGTGANVWIIRMWPENSSPALQTFHFAFGVGGLVAPFIAKPFLSPVPGGNGSIPNQTLSTAHYPYLVEINSRDFALGDVVPINELTTEAEDKSQVHYAFAIASALNTALVLSMIVLYFIDKSDFKPPDATATDETGPLLEESVNNRRFTRITLAMLCAYVCVYVVLECTSSEMFAPFAVKSDLHFSKTTASRVVAVYFSCFAASRLTAALVTIKVPVFWVLVLSHVILLPTAVMLVVWGSTNSTALWVGSALTGFGQGPLNAAVTAWTAGYITITNKMMSLVVVTGGVGSMSPPILVGQFLDRCPNVFLYVCLAAVSMCIFVFAVMSLYVRRKPAVNQGREVIVNAPD; encoded by the exons GGTCTCATCGTCGCTCTCACTGGAGTGGCCCTTCTGGACCTGGTGGAGATCTACGGTTCCAGACTCTCCAGCATGTCATACCTCATCACGACGCGGGGCATTGGAAACCTCCTGGGCTCTCTGCTGG GCGGGAAGCTGTACGACACGTACAACACCCAGGTGGTATCGATCATCATGATGTCGCTGAGCAGCGTCACAGTGCTCATGATTCCACTGAGCGGAAATGTGCCGCTGGCGCACATCATGGTTTTCTTCGAGGGACTCAGCCTTGGTGCATTTGGCACAG GAGCGAACGTGTGGATCATCAGGATGTGGCCCGAGAACAGCAGCCCCGCGTTGCAAACTTTCCACTTTGCCTTTGGCGTCGGCGGCCTCGTCGCCCCCTTCATCGCTAAGCCTTTCCTATCGCCGGTTCCTGGAGGCAACGGGAGCATTCCCAACCAAACCCTCAGCACAGCACACTATCCCTACTTGGTGGAAATCAACAGCAGGGACTTTGCTCTCGGAGATGTGGTGCCGATTAATGAGCTAACCACTGAAGCCGAGGACAAAAGCCAGGTTCACTATGCGTTCGCGATAGCCAGTGCCCTAAATACGGCTTTAGTCCTTTCAATGATCGTTCTTTACTTCATAGACAAATCGGACTTCAAACCGCCAGACGCCACTGCTACGGACGAAACCGGCCCATTACTAGAGGAGTCCGTGAATAATAGGCGGTTCACGCGCATCACGTTGGCGATGCTTTGCGCCTACGTATGCGTGTACGTTGTCCTGGAGTGCACCTCCTCCGAGATGTTCGCTCCGTTCGCGGTTAAAAGTGACCTCCACTTCTCCAAGACGACTGCTTCCCGTGTGGTAGCCGTTTACTTCTCTTGTTTCGCTGCCAGTCGCCTGACCGCCGCCCTAGTCACGATCAAAGTGCCCGTGTTCTGGGTCCTGGTACTGTCGCACGTCATCCTGCTTCCCACGGCAGTGATGCTCGTTGTCTGGGGTTCGACAAACTCAACCGCGCTCTGGGTAGGGAGTGCTCTAACTGGCTTCGGCCAGGGACCCTTGAACGCGGCAGTTACGGCTTGGACGGCCGGGTACATAACCATTACCAACAAGATGATGTCCCTAGTTGTCGTCACAGGAGGTGTCGGATCCATGTCCCCGCCGATTCTGGTCGGCCAGTTCCTTGACCGCTGTCCCAACGTTTTCCTCTACGTGTGTCTTGCGGCTGTTTCCATGTGCATATTTGTTTTCGCCGTAATGTCCCTCTACGTGCGGAGGAAGCCAGCTGTAAATCAGGGCAGGGAGGTCATCGTAAACGCTCCTGATTAA
- the LOC144101221 gene encoding sodium-dependent glucose transporter 1-like isoform X2, which yields MSYLITTRGIGNLLGSLLGGKLYDTYNTQVVSIIMMSLSSVTVLMIPLSGNVPLAHIMVFFEGLSLGAFGTGANVWIIRMWPENSSPALQTFHFAFGVGGLVAPFIAKPFLSPVPGGNGSIPNQTLSTAHYPYLVEINSRDFALGDVVPINELTTEAEDKSQVHYAFAIASALNTALVLSMIVLYFIDKSDFKPPDATATDETGPLLEESVNNRRFTRITLAMLCAYVCVYVVLECTSSEMFAPFAVKSDLHFSKTTASRVVAVYFSCFAASRLTAALVTIKVPVFWVLVLSHVILLPTAVMLVVWGSTNSTALWVGSALTGFGQGPLNAAVTAWTAGYITITNKMMSLVVVTGGVGSMSPPILVGQFLDRCPNVFLYVCLAAVSMCIFVFAVMSLYVRRKPAVNQGREVIVNAPD from the exons ATGTCATACCTCATCACGACGCGGGGCATTGGAAACCTCCTGGGCTCTCTGCTGG GCGGGAAGCTGTACGACACGTACAACACCCAGGTGGTATCGATCATCATGATGTCGCTGAGCAGCGTCACAGTGCTCATGATTCCACTGAGCGGAAATGTGCCGCTGGCGCACATCATGGTTTTCTTCGAGGGACTCAGCCTTGGTGCATTTGGCACAG GAGCGAACGTGTGGATCATCAGGATGTGGCCCGAGAACAGCAGCCCCGCGTTGCAAACTTTCCACTTTGCCTTTGGCGTCGGCGGCCTCGTCGCCCCCTTCATCGCTAAGCCTTTCCTATCGCCGGTTCCTGGAGGCAACGGGAGCATTCCCAACCAAACCCTCAGCACAGCACACTATCCCTACTTGGTGGAAATCAACAGCAGGGACTTTGCTCTCGGAGATGTGGTGCCGATTAATGAGCTAACCACTGAAGCCGAGGACAAAAGCCAGGTTCACTATGCGTTCGCGATAGCCAGTGCCCTAAATACGGCTTTAGTCCTTTCAATGATCGTTCTTTACTTCATAGACAAATCGGACTTCAAACCGCCAGACGCCACTGCTACGGACGAAACCGGCCCATTACTAGAGGAGTCCGTGAATAATAGGCGGTTCACGCGCATCACGTTGGCGATGCTTTGCGCCTACGTATGCGTGTACGTTGTCCTGGAGTGCACCTCCTCCGAGATGTTCGCTCCGTTCGCGGTTAAAAGTGACCTCCACTTCTCCAAGACGACTGCTTCCCGTGTGGTAGCCGTTTACTTCTCTTGTTTCGCTGCCAGTCGCCTGACCGCCGCCCTAGTCACGATCAAAGTGCCCGTGTTCTGGGTCCTGGTACTGTCGCACGTCATCCTGCTTCCCACGGCAGTGATGCTCGTTGTCTGGGGTTCGACAAACTCAACCGCGCTCTGGGTAGGGAGTGCTCTAACTGGCTTCGGCCAGGGACCCTTGAACGCGGCAGTTACGGCTTGGACGGCCGGGTACATAACCATTACCAACAAGATGATGTCCCTAGTTGTCGTCACAGGAGGTGTCGGATCCATGTCCCCGCCGATTCTGGTCGGCCAGTTCCTTGACCGCTGTCCCAACGTTTTCCTCTACGTGTGTCTTGCGGCTGTTTCCATGTGCATATTTGTTTTCGCCGTAATGTCCCTCTACGTGCGGAGGAAGCCAGCTGTAAATCAGGGCAGGGAGGTCATCGTAAACGCTCCTGATTAA